Proteins co-encoded in one Ictalurus punctatus breed USDA103 chromosome 18, Coco_2.0, whole genome shotgun sequence genomic window:
- the cxxc5a gene encoding CXXC-type zinc finger protein 5 isoform X2 produces the protein MSGGRPEGSRTPEAQDKDKDKDKEREQHSCREDSPVVERRNRSGIISEPLSKSLKRSRTLSQYTAACPQNTNGLSHNGQAKGKVQPGQRNQQQQQHSSSTASALVPAKADRSLEQALEGHNGLLHFAQAAALLKRAGMEHMLLPGGMGAGVGVGGVGTEAGSGDLEGASAGDSVGGHTDFPYGIGGGFPFNPAGLFIMTPAGVFLADSALHMAGLAEYPAHSELASAINAGKKKRKRCGMCAPCRRRINCEQCSSCRNRKTGHQICKFRKCEELKKKPSAALEVMLPTGAAFRWFQ, from the exons ATGTCTGGCGGACGGCCGGAGGGCAGCCGGACACCCGAGGCCCAGGACAAGGACAAAGATAAGGACAAGGAACGGGAGCAGCACAGCTGCAGGGAAGACAGCCCCGTCGTTGAGCGCCGCAATCGCAGCGGCATTATTAGCGAGCCCCTCAGCAAAAGTCTGAAAAGGTCTCGCACTCTTTCCCAGTACACAGCTGCCTGCCCACAAAACACCAACGGACTGAGCCATAACGGCCAGGCCAAGGGGAAGGTCCAGCCTGGCCAACGCAatcagcaacagcagcagcattcGTCATCCACGGCTTCGGCCCTGGTGCCTGCCAAAGCGGACCGGAGCCTGGAACAGGCACTTGAAGGACACAATGGCCTACTACACTTTGCCCAGGCAGCAGCGCTGCTCAAGCGAGCAGGCATGGAGCACATGCTGCTGCCTGGGGGCATGGGTGCAGGGGTGGGAGTGGGTGGAGTGGGCACTGAAGCAGGGTCAGGTGACCTGGAGGGTGCATCAGCAGGTGATAGTGTGGGAGGCCACACGGACTTCCCGTATGGCATAGGTGGTGGCTTTCCCTTCAACCCGGCTGGGCTTTTCATCATGACGCCAGCCGGTGTGTTCCTTGCCGACAGTGCCCTGCACATGGCCGGCCTGGCTGAGTATCCAGCACACAGTGAGCTGGCCTCCGCCATCAATGCCGGCAAAAAGAAGCGTAAACGCTGCGGTATGTGTGCGCCTTGCCGGCGCAGGATCAACTGTGAGCAATGCAGCAGCTGCCGCAACCGCAAGACGGGTCACCAGATCTGCAAGTTCCGCAAGTGTGAGGAGCTAAAGAAGAAACCATCTGCTGCACTGGAG GTGATGCTGCCAACGGGCGCGGCATTCCGGTGGTTCCAGTAG
- the cxxc5a gene encoding CXXC-type zinc finger protein 5 isoform X1 encodes MSGGRPEGSRTPEAQDKDKDKDKEREQHSCREDSPVVERRNRSGIISEPLSKSLKRSRTLSQYTAACPQNTNGLSHNGQAKGKVQPGQRNQQQQQHSSSTASALVPAKADRSLEQALEGHNGLLHFAQAAALLKRAGMEHMLLPGGMGAGVGVGGVGTEAGSGDLEGASAGDSVGGHTDFPYGIGGGFPFNPAGLFIMTPAGVFLADSALHMAGLAEYPAHSELASAINAGKKKRKRCGMCAPCRRRINCEQCSSCRNRKTGHQICKFRKCEELKKKPSAALEKVMLPTGAAFRWFQ; translated from the exons ATGTCTGGCGGACGGCCGGAGGGCAGCCGGACACCCGAGGCCCAGGACAAGGACAAAGATAAGGACAAGGAACGGGAGCAGCACAGCTGCAGGGAAGACAGCCCCGTCGTTGAGCGCCGCAATCGCAGCGGCATTATTAGCGAGCCCCTCAGCAAAAGTCTGAAAAGGTCTCGCACTCTTTCCCAGTACACAGCTGCCTGCCCACAAAACACCAACGGACTGAGCCATAACGGCCAGGCCAAGGGGAAGGTCCAGCCTGGCCAACGCAatcagcaacagcagcagcattcGTCATCCACGGCTTCGGCCCTGGTGCCTGCCAAAGCGGACCGGAGCCTGGAACAGGCACTTGAAGGACACAATGGCCTACTACACTTTGCCCAGGCAGCAGCGCTGCTCAAGCGAGCAGGCATGGAGCACATGCTGCTGCCTGGGGGCATGGGTGCAGGGGTGGGAGTGGGTGGAGTGGGCACTGAAGCAGGGTCAGGTGACCTGGAGGGTGCATCAGCAGGTGATAGTGTGGGAGGCCACACGGACTTCCCGTATGGCATAGGTGGTGGCTTTCCCTTCAACCCGGCTGGGCTTTTCATCATGACGCCAGCCGGTGTGTTCCTTGCCGACAGTGCCCTGCACATGGCCGGCCTGGCTGAGTATCCAGCACACAGTGAGCTGGCCTCCGCCATCAATGCCGGCAAAAAGAAGCGTAAACGCTGCGGTATGTGTGCGCCTTGCCGGCGCAGGATCAACTGTGAGCAATGCAGCAGCTGCCGCAACCGCAAGACGGGTCACCAGATCTGCAAGTTCCGCAAGTGTGAGGAGCTAAAGAAGAAACCATCTGCTGCACTGGAG AAGGTGATGCTGCCAACGGGCGCGGCATTCCGGTGGTTCCAGTAG